Part of the Impatiens glandulifera chromosome 8, dImpGla2.1, whole genome shotgun sequence genome is shown below.
AAGTATGGTAGGGTATGAACAAAAGTAATGCTCTACCTTCTGTTACCAACAATGTAGGCCTTGTATTCTGCCTTGTTGTTGGTGACATCATACTCAAGTTTAACAGATGTGGGATTGCAGGTCTTAGATTGATCGATTAAAAGAATGTTGATACCATACCGATGTTCCATCGAACATGAGCTCCCATGCATTGGACTGTGTACTCATGGCTTCATCATCCAGAAATGATATTTCTTCACCATCACCTTCAACGTTAATGGGTTGATCGGCCAAGAAATTTGCAACAAAACTATCTTTGATAGATTTTTGAAAGGTGTACGTTATATCATACTCTGAAGTCATAATCATCCACTAAACAAGTCGTGGAAATATAAGAGTTCTTTGGAATAGAAAGCGGATGGGGTCGAGCCTAGATACAAGCTTAAGTGTGTGAGCCTGCATATAATGGCGCAGTCTCTTTGTCGCCCACGCTAATTCTCAACACACTTTTTTTACAAGAGTATAATATAATTCATACCCTTTCATCCTCTTATTGATGTAGTAAATGGAGAATTCTTCCTTGTCCTCATTTTCCTCCGCCAGCATGCTCCCCGTGGCCGAATAAGTGACCGTGAGATAAAGAATAAAAGGAAATTCTGGCGTTGGCGGCATGATGATTGAAGGAGATTGGAGATATGTCTTTACCCTTTTGAAGGTAGACTGGCATAAATCATTCCAAATgaaattttgatcttttttcaGAAGCTTGAAAAGAGGATCACAAGTCAAGGTAAGCTTACTATTGAAACGAATTATGTATTGGATTTTTCTAAGAAAACCCCTAACCTCTCGCTCATTTCTCAGCATAGGTATGGCCGTTATAGCTTTAATTTTACTTGGATCCACTTCAATTCCTCTTTGAGTGATCAAGAAGCCCAACATTTAACCCGCAATTACACCGAAAGTGCATTTCTTTAGGTTCAATCGAAGATGACCTCCACCTCTTGATGAATCATATCATGATAGATGGTCATCGTTGCTCGTTGATATGTGGCCCCTGTGTTTTTCATCTTGAAAAGCATGACTCTGTAGAAGTAGGTGACCACCTCTGTGATAAACATCATATTTTCTTTATCCTTGCACACCatgattattttgtaatacCCAAAAAAGTTATCCATGAAGGATAAAAGTTGGTGACCAGCAGCATGGTCAACCAACATATCAATATGGGGTAAAGGAAAACTATCCATTGAACTAGCCTTGTTTGAACCGCATTAATCAACACATACCCATATTTTCATGTCCTTCTTCGCTATAGGGACTACGTTAGCTACCCAATCTAGGTACTCAACGACTTCTAAGAAGCCATCATCGAACTTCTTCTGGACTTCTTCTTTAATCTTGTTAACCAACTCTAGTTTCATTCCCTTGAGTTTCTGTATGACTAGCTTAAATTCTAGGTACATGGGAATGTGATGTTGGATGATGTCTTGAACAATGCCCGACATATATTTGTATGACCACACAAACGTCTTTATTTAACACTTAAATGTGAGTTAAAGCTTTATGTTATggtcatttaatattttaccaattaaCATAATTTGAATCTCCTCAATGGAGTTTAAATTGAATTCAATGGTTTTTCGTTCAAGAGAACATATTTATAGACTTGGCAACAGAGATTTCATTTTCGTGTTCAAGAAAATGTTTCATTTCAAAGGATAAATATTTCTCAAAACACGACTCATTGTAATCGAAAACATCATTTTCATGATTAGGTAAATCCTCAACATCCCGTTTAGAGGAAGTCACTTGATTTATTACAATAGAAccaagaaaagaagaacaagaaaatgACTCAGCATGACAATCATATCTAATGATTCGCTCTGAGGCTATTTCTTCTATGATTAttctctcatcttttggaactcGATGTCTGACACTACGACTGACTTGTCGAAATTTGAACGGTTCACCGACATCGCCATCCGAATCATCGGAGTTAGTGAAAATTAGAAATTCAAGACCCGCTTCCAGAGAGTAGGTTCACAAGAGAACCTCTAGGATGCCTTTGAGACATCCTAGTATTTCTCCTTTTGAGAGCTTCATGAGCCCATCAGTGGGATCATCTCCAAATTCTTCTTATTTCCTTCGATTAGGAACAATATAATTAGGTTTAGGAACAGTGTTAAGAAAGATTTTGAAACCCATCAAGCGCCTACAGTTCATAGGACATATGTAGTGTTTAGGGAATCCATAGAATAATACACTCTCGTCCTCTTTGACGAAAAACCCGTTTAAGGAAGCACAAATAGGAGTTCGAGAGTGATTGCTCCTGCTTTTCTTCCACTAAGATATTAGTATCCCATACCTGCAATGTGGCACTAGTCATTTGTAGAAATGGGAGTTTTAATTCCCGTTCTAGATCGGCCTAAACCtataaatgagaaaataattcATCCTAAACATCATGTCCCATGCAAATGAACCATAATTTTGAAATGACACTCAAGCATTCATATACCTTTAGATTCAACTGTGTTGATCTTAAGGTCACCTAGTTCCAAATCAATGATATTGATGTCATGTTTTGACAacgaattttgatgacattgggCTTCTCCGTGATTCCCGCATCGATATGATCTTTTACTTTCCTCTTATGGATCCTACAAAATTCGGTCCCATGACTATGTGCCTGATGATACTCGCAGAATTCTTTTGGGTAATTCCCTATTGGAACATTCCCTAGTCCCGGGAGTAGGGGTGTCAGAAGTGGATGATTTGGGTTAGATGGGGGAGAAATTTGTGGAACTTGGGGTTTTCCCATGTTCTTGAGTTCTATATCTTCAATAACGGCATAGGTTGCCCATGTTCTCGCCATATGGTGGACATTGGCAATCCTCGGTTTGACTGCTGGATAAGGTCTGGCAGTAGGGGATGAAGATACTATTTTGTCCTTCCTATGGGACTTGGCCCGATCCATGTTCTTTCCCACTTTGATTAAAGTTACCATGTTTGTGAAAACAATGATACTAAAATTTCCGTGTTACTCATCATTGAAGTTCTCGATCATGAGATCAATTTGAACATGATCGCGGGATGTCAATTTCTAACACTACAGCCTTTCATTTATCAAGGAAAGACTCAAATGAATCCTTCTCTCCTTGTTTTATAAACTTCAGGTCATGTTTGGTGACCTCCAGAGTAATGTACTTGTTGTACCTCTCAGAGAAGGTATCACCAAGCTCTTTGACGGTGGTAAACCTGgaaattttatttctcaaataccAACGAGACGCTTTTCCCGTTAGATAATGGGAAAACAAACGAAGAATTGTGGGAGTATCCAACTAGAGTGGTCCCACATCATCTAGATACTTATCGAAAAATATCGTGGGATATTCATTCATAGCAAAACATTTCAAGATCATGCAACAACAAATCATGAGGGATCGATTTATTGAATGCTTCTATAAATCCCTTCTCCCATACATGAGAAGTCTTTCACTAGTAAAAGAAGGTTCTATGGCGATCATTTTTACCAATTGGTTATAACAACACACCAAtcgatataattatattaataccGATTGGTATTAAACCAATTGgtattattctaataatatcgCGATTGTTATTACAACTAATCGGTAAAATCCCATATATAATATCGGttgttgttaaaaataattggtatAGCCCTAAAAAACTCCACAAAAAAATGGGTGGTAATTTTGCTCGCTTTTATTTAACCATAGTACCGATTGGTTTTTATATCAATCGAAATTGTTGAAGTTTATCATCACTCATCTCTCTCGTCATACACGGACCCTCTTTTAGTTTTTCTCACTCTCCTCGTCTTCCTCTTCAATTTCAGATTCCCTGTACATTCCAATCCACAAATCGAATAATTTGGTCTCTTCTGAGGCAATTCAACACCACGAATCGAAGAATCTAGTCTCTTCTAAGTAATTCCACGCCTCTACGAAACTCCTTATTTAACCTTCGTTAAAGATATGGAAGTACACTCCCCAGtcaattccaacaatctccatgcccatttcatttgaaaattcCTCTTCAAACTTCTTAATCAACGGCCTAGAACAGTGCCCCCACGATCTAACCCACACTGATTTCCTTCTATGTTTTGTCGTCTTTCGCACTCGCCTCCCTCATTGTCTCCTTTCATCAACCACATGTATTTTCTTCGACGATTGTTTTCTCAGGTACGATGAGTACAATTTATTCAACGAATCacatatcaaattattgatagagTAAATTGCACAGATTCTATAAGCGTAAAGGATGAAGCTAAAAGTTTCTTATAGGAGAAAAAAGAAGAACTTGAAAATTAGATTTAGAAATGAAGAGAACATAAGAATAGATTGATAAAAATTAGGAGTTTAAGGTTATTAAGAGCGTAGAGGCTCTggtaattagaaagagaaacTATAGAAATCAATCTAGCAAAATATAATACCCTCTTCTTGATAGTTTTATCCTTATTTAAagactaacaaattataaaataaccgaCTAAAAGATATAACTGCTTCCACCGTTTCTGTTACAGCCACTAGTCCAGCTTAGCAATACCGGTAATATATTCAtcattgttgtgaatattagAGTCACGACATCcggtaatttgtattatttaaggtttagaaatttatttaattcatttgatttttttttaatgttgtttttaattatttacaaattattttttttatatataactctttaattgatttattttaatatttttttattaaaaataatacaaattatccTTATCTAAAAAAAAGGATCCAGGTATTTCGTTAGTATATTAAATATCACATCtaatatagttaaaattaaaattttaattaattaatcatattcatCTTTTAGCGTTTAAAAACTATACTAATACATACTGGAATAAATTTTGTTGAGTATTTATTTGGCAATACACACAAGAATGTTGCCTATTAAATATATTGGGTATTTATCATATTGTCATATTTGGccttttatttttgtctttagtaggagtgttcaatatttgatttaaacTGAATATTCGATCAAATtcttcgaattcaccgaattcgaatttcattttcggtttttgaatcgaatttcaaaccaattcgaattcaaatacggttttcgaattggtttttgAGTTTCGGTTTTAACTcgaaaccaaaccgaaaaccgaatttattttttattatttattctttcaaaagttcaaaataattaaattagagtattttgagttcaatatttaataataaaagaaaaatgaaacaaaagtacCAGTGGTCTAGTGATAGAATAGTACCCTTACACGGTACAATTCggtttggtttatttaaaatttattcgaattcgattcgGTTTTTGAattgactaaaaaaaattaaaaatttgaataaaccaaatcgaggaactcgaataacccgaaaaccgaactaATGAACACTACTACTTATGGTTTTGTCAGGTTGATGAGAATTCAAGTCTTTCAAATcagttttaaaaaaactcaaatattacaaataaaaaatgattgactatttataaatttataaaatcctaaaattatttttaaaatattaattatatatatatatagttagtgCCGGCTTGTAATGAGACCCGCAatcaactaaatattttaaatacttatcTTTCACCACTAAGGTACAACActcttttgtttaaaattataataaatttaataaaaatatcttactaattttaataatttgactGCCCTAGCCCAAGGGCTTGCTAGGCTTATCCCAGGGCcggccatatatatatatatatatataaacgtataaaattaatttaaaaaataataaaaaaatattataattataaaattaaattattataataaattatatttttaatttaaatttatttctatataatcttattgtaagacttaaaattataaaaatttatctaatttatttaaagtcAAACACCCTATAATACTTTTCAAAAGGCAAATTATATGGGTAACCTTTCAGTTCCTTTAATAGCTTATACTTAGCCTCGAACTATATTTTAAAACGAATTGACCCTCAAGCTTTCAGAAAGcctcaaattatattttaaaacgaATTGACCCTCAAACTTCCAGAAAGGATACCAACAATTCTTCTGTCAACACGTTCAATTCCTCTGTCTATTACTACGCCTTTGTAGATGCTGCCTCCTCATCACCCGCAAAATTTATGTAGCTGCAAACAATTCATTACCTAGTAGTCAATATCTGCCTCCATATTAGTCTATGATTTATTTACTGAATTTTAGTAGTTCTTCAATTTTTCCTGCTACCTTCATAACTtgtgttatttgaaaaatattcttgAATCATTTAGAGAGTAATTTATACCTTGCAAGGTAATTAGGCGATAGGCATGGCCAATAAGAAGGGTGTCACGAGGCTACTATTTTAGTTAAATCTATTGAACATTACGGAAAAAAATAACAGAAAGAAAAGTTATTGGTGACCCTTCCTAAAAATGTATGGagcgatttgttttaaaaaataatttaagagctAAAGGTATGCAATCGAAGAAGTTGGAGGGTCACCCAACCCAAGTAATTTgccataatttataataattgattttagaacCAAGTTTGTGTAATTAAAGGGATGCAAAAGTCATTAGAAGCATAGCATAAATGCTAACTTCCATTCATATTTAAGACAACAGGATTAATCCGAACAGATTATGCATCTGTtatattttcttgatttgaaCAAATAATATGCCATGTTGTTGTAATGAACATGAGTTATGTCAAGAGGTAACAAATCTCACATCAGTGTAAAAGAAACATAAAAGAGAGATTttgaacattaaaaataaattcacaaaGCAAAACACATTACAAGAAAGAGTCAATCTCCAACAAAATTCATTTACCATAATAATCATAACACCAAAGTTAAAGAAGAATTggcaaaaaaataataattcttatgTATAAGATACATAATCAGTTTAAAAACAGACCCCTCTTGACTATCAACAGCTAAAGAAAATGGGACAAAACAAAAACAGGCAAAAATGGtacaaaactataaaaataaaaatcctagaaagatataactaaaaataaattatagttttttacTTTCAGTTTTTTTATACCTGGGGGTTGTTGGGCTTTCAATATACAAGGGAGGAAAGCTCTGAAGAGAGAGTACTGCAGATAGATGATGTTGCATAATACCTTTACTTATTAACTGTTAATGACTGATAATGCTGCTGCTTCCAAAAGTCATCATCAGAACCTATGTTTTAAATCTGTCTCTCTTAAATCCAAGCTAGAGATCTGAGTTCATTTGGGCGAAAGTTTTAATCTGTCTCTCTTAAATCCAAGCCCGTTCATTTGGGGCGTGAGGGCGAATGTTTTAAATCTGCCTCTCTTAAATCCATGCTAGAGAACCCCGTTCATTTGGTACTTGAGGACGCCCTCGAGTTGGTGTTGGAGGTCTATTTGCATTCAGTTCCTGATTTCCAATCAAATCTCACTATATTATTAGGCTATATCAAACACTAAAACTTTAAGAGGGAGCAAGCGAATATAGAAAGAAGTACATGAACCTCAAGTGCTATTGTTTAAAATGGAATCTAGAGCAAAGTagctaacatgtttctaatttAGTTACTAGAAAGTATTCATGATTCACAAATATATGGAACAAATAGTGCTTAAGCTGATGTCCATGTGAAACGTAATTAGTAGTAAAtgatataaaacatatatatatatatatatatataatttctcaattttcaaaaaaatgatgtcattgTGAAATTGTGTGCTTAAGATGGAACAAATAGTGCTAGTTAAGATTTccaaaacaaaagtaaaaaaaaaaagtgagatTCCATCTATATTACTAAAAATGAACTCTTAAGGCTAATAATGTACCTGCATCCATGTATCTTCAATATGTTGTTCAGGTGAAGTTTCTGTTGATCTAATCGCGGGTGGTATTGGATGAATTAGTTTAGGGACAACTACAAGGTCCCTACCCAATACTAAGATTGCACCTGCATTATTTGCCGTTCCTACaccaaaaaaatcaaaccttatttaaaaggctattattttcaataaaaacaaattaaacagaGAGAGAAGAAGTTACCACAATAATTGGTAGCTGAGAAGAGAGTAATCAAGTGTCCCTGAGCGAAACGCTCAAAACCGTCCATCACACATTCATGGGCACGTATAATCAATTGAAGGTCATTATTGTTACAGAATTCCATTACACGATCAGGCTGCCCAATTAACTAACActttagaaaaagaaataataaagcCCTATAGAATCTAATagtaatacatatttttttaattaattacgaTAGAGTGCAGTATTTGCAAGTAATACTCAATTTGGCCTTCAGCTCAATCTTCCAATCTTCATTGACACTTTGGGAGTAGTCAGAGGCCAAAAGTAATATCAACAacttattataagaaaaaacaacCAGAAATCCTCTGAGGACAACTTATGAGGCGGATATGCAAAATGATTAAtacaattcaattaattgaattctTTAGTATGAGTTGAGTTAAACTCAATCAATATTTTCAAACGAATTGAATTGTGATGCAATAAGCTATAGAATTAGATGAGAAAGGAAACTTGATTAGATAGAATTGTATTGATAGGTTATGACAGATCCCTAACTGCATACATAGGGAGAATACAACTTGTGAAAATCTAGGCTATCACCAATTTTATCATAACCCTTTTCTCCTGCCACAGCTCATCACCTTTTCTTTCcgaaatttgtattttatttttattagctAAAATAAAAGGTTTTCTTCACccgttttttttgttgttgaaaccCTAACCGCTGACCACCCCCGAACTGTCACTAGCTTCTTGTCACCACTTTTATTCACATGTAAATTAACTACCACCAACGTTTATTAAACTACTTTGCCACATAATCATGTCTTAGGGTAACCCTAACCTTATCTCCCGTATCAAATTACAATCTATATTATTCTTTTGTCTACTTTCCTTTTCAAATCTAGaggatattaaatatttaactttttaattgaGTAAATGTAGAGTACACATTTAATGatcttctaattatttttaactgttcACTATTAAAGAAAATCAAAGTAGTTAGTTTAATACTAGATAGATATTTTTACCCTAAACTCCATCTAGTATctcatttgttttattataaattaaaagaaaatcaaaataaaaaacacatcaCATCtcattacaaattaaaataataaaaatactataataataataatgcgggtGGTGGGATGGAATGTGTATTATAATTTGATACAGATTTTCTCTTTCACACCTAAACTCCTGATAGAATACatttttaaccaattaagtCAATGAATATACAAATAAGGATGGCATTTTACAGGTCTCTTAGCAAGCTTAACAATTCtgttattatcattatatataaagtgGGAAAACATTGGTCATGagcaataattttttatatgatgaCTTTCTACTCAAATCACTTAAAAGTTAAAACTTATATCAGACTGAAACTACATGattcaatattaaatttgatttgaagGATTATTCAAAGGATGATGGTAGAAAAAGACATACCCCAAAAGTAACCAAACCAGGACCTCTAGCATTTGGCCGTAATCCTTCCACACTATCATTTTCGGTTGGGTCAGACCTACAGAGaatagtaaaatttaaataatacgCACATATATATATGTCTGCCGAGGAACTGAAGCagaagaatataatataatggtgGAGAGTGATGCTAACCAGAGCAAATCCATTAGGACGATGGAGCCAGCTTCCATGGTAATTGGCCGCTGAATATTTTCAATTTGCTCGACATGATTTATTGATCTTCCAATGCCTCCATGCATGCATATGATTTTCTTCTCAATAAGAGCTGAAAGAGGAAGCCAATTGAACAATCTATTTATTCGATGCCAAGTCCAGATTCCATCCCTCTCACCCTGTAGTATTCAATTCAGGAAGTTAAGAAACCATCACAATAAGATGGTAAAATGaagcaaaaattaaaaataagttgtgaTTGAACTCCAAGTAATGTCCCACCATGCGCTCAATACattcaattcgaaaaccgaaaagaGCATTGATATCTGCAGCTTCATGATTCCCACGAATTAAATGTATACTTCGAGGATACTCCACCTACAACCATGATTTTACACAAGAAGATAAATAAACTGGAAAAAACTAGAGCTTGTATGACGCAGGTCTTTTTTACAAAAACcaatttatttaagtaaaagAACTGTTTGATGACAAAAAGTGCATAGTTTATTTGAGTTAAATGGAAAAAATATCctttgtaattaatatttaaaatttgttggttgatgatttgaatgaagatgagttatttggattaacatcaaacaaggcattattatttatttagtttttacatgcataaataaattgaaaaactaGTGTTGTTTTATACCCACCTTCAAAGCTAGCAGAAGAGCAATAGTTTCCAAGCTATGCTGACCTCGATCAACATAATCTCCTAAGAAGAGATAATCGATATATCTGATAGTCATTACATAAAATTAGCACCACAATGTGAAGATATATTATTGTGTGAAATAAATAATCAGATGTAATACacattgataaaataaatgtaataaaatgaATTGATATATACATGAACACGCATGAACGAGAACAATTGTTTTGAGGAGCAAATGAATAAACAGCAATAAGTTTAACACATCGTgagatttatttgtaataaattagaatataggAAGGGTAAGTTCACATTATGTAGTATGCATGATGTGTTGGTTTATCTTCTCTTCTATATCAATCTAGGTCTTACCTATTATGTAAGTCTCATCTCCTATCATTTCTCTATTCAAGGAGTGATAGGGGGAGAAAATGAAGTGGCATCACGTTATTGGAAAAAGTAAAAAGTGTGAGGAGAGAGTAAaagagaattttatttattttttcagccaatAAGATTGCACCACGTCATTCCCTCTTCCAAATTCTCTCTCCCTATCATTTCTCCATTCTATATTATACATGTTACACATTAACTAAATTgaacaaatcaaataataacTTATTGTTATCTTTCACATGTACATATTAAGAATTACAAAAAAAGTGTTGTAATGCAAATTGAGAATGATATTTCACACAAGTACATATTAAGAAGTACAAAAAAGTATTGTAATGCAAATATAGAATGATAAGAGAGCAACTGAATTGAAAGTTGAGTTGTAGTGAAATAAGATATGAAAGGTGAAAAGGGGTCTGATTAAGCAAAACTAACACTTACGCAATGTCTCCAGCAGTTGAAGGAGAACCATATTCATCAAAAATGCGCATTAGATCCCCAAATTGTCCATGTAAGTCACCAAATATCTTAATTGGAGCTCGAAGTTGTAAAACAGTAGGTTCAAGAGTAAATAAACGTTCAGCACTGTCACAAAGATCTGCTATCTCATTACACTCCAAAAAAAACTGTCTGCGAACAGGAGGCTTCCAGCCCCGAGGTTTTAGAAGATGTGCTATTATCTGATGAATATTAaagagttgaaaaataaaatgagaaaactaaCATCTACAGTACAGAAAAATTGATAGTGATAATGTTGTAACCAAACAAGGTAAGACATTGTGCTGTTTTATCttaccaatttttttatattgatcaTGAtctgaaaattaatttataaatgctACCTAAAATGGAAAATATTAATGCACGTGATGAAAACTTGTAGAGGTATCAATAttacaaattattcaaatatcataaaaatGTGAAGGGAGAGAGGATAAGCAATAGTGCATAGCCTATGTGAGTGTAATAACAGAAGACTGAGCAATAGGCCTTCAAATGCCATGTTGaactataaatttattttctctggCTAATAATACATCACAAGAATGAAACACACAATCCCCTATAATGGAAAATGGAGCAGTCATCACCTTTTTGGGAAGACTGTTGATGGACATTTGCCGATCTAATAATTTCCTTGCAGCTGTGGCATTCTCAGGTACTCCGTAGCTCACTCTCCGTCCCTCATTTTCAAATTGATCTATAGAAAGTTGTCTGACCATTCCACCTAAGGCTCCACTGGTTTCTGCAGCTATAACCACCTGCCATAAGCAGAAGGGTATTTGTCacttgggccttgtttgatcttgatttATTTTTGCTTAAGTGGGTTATTTAGGTAATTAccaaaatgtatttatttaatgttttaaaatgttaataaaaaataaagtaagtgtaatttggtattttaatcgataatttgaatgatattaTATGGCAATTggatagtgggttatttggaaataatctcaaataacccacatcaaacaaggccatggacatgaaataaattatagGTACTTGGAAAAAAATACTAAATCAAACTCTAAATACTGACAGCTCTATGATGCAATCTGACTCCAGGTGCAGAGTCTGGTTTAACCATGGAAGATATATCATTCCCACTAGGAGTGGCCTCTGCTCCACGATCTCTGTCATGCAGTTCAACATCTCCATTGACTTGACGAGCTTTGGCAGCAGCTAACGTAGCACTAATGGCTTCCGCTTCCGCTGCTGAGGCCTCAACCAAATATTCAACACCTTTGCTTGATTTCCTATCAAAACATATGTATATAAGCAGTTTTTTCCCAGATGAACTAAAATGTCTTTTTTGACATGTCAAAAAGCTAAAAATATGAACTTACCTAGAGTGCCGTGTTGTATTTTCTAAGCTATTATCACTATTTATTCCAGGACTAAGAATTCCAGCACCATCTGGGACTCCTTCATCAGAAAATCTTCCTGTTACAGCTGCAGCAGCAGCATATGAAGCTGCAGTAGTAGTCTCTGCAGCAGCCAAATCTTCAGCAACTAGTAGATCATCCAGTAATACACCTGTAAAACGTGACTAGCAAATTCAGCTACATGGTTATATCTTGCTAACACCAACTGACAAAAAGTAGTTATctagtaaatatttaaaacaattttttgcTAGTAAATTGACAAAGTTGGCATAATTATTAGGACACCTTTTTCTTCAATTAACGACTAATAAGATGCAATACTCTAACAAGTCCATTTTCCATAGAAAAATTATCAAATCACA
Proteins encoded:
- the LOC124911288 gene encoding serine/threonine-protein phosphatase BSL3-like, encoding MDVDLAMTSEMIDHDPSSASPSPSEHNADDPVSVHLEQSLPTTTAPPHQQQPGTVSGPRCAPTYSVVDVILEKKDDGPGPRCGHTLTAVAAVGEEGTPGYIAPRLILFGGATALEGNSTAPGTPSSAGSAGIRLAGATADVHCYDVRSTKWTRITPYGEPPTPRAAHVATAVGTMVVIQGGIGPSGLSAEDLHVLDLTQQKPRWHRVVVQGPGPGPRYGHAMALVGQRYLMSIGGNDGKRPLADVWALDTAAKPYEWRKLEPEGEGPPPCMYATASARSDGLLLLCGGRDANSVPLASAYGLAKHRDGRWEWAIAPGVSPSARYQHAAVFLNARLHVSGGSLGGGRMVEDSSSIAVLDTAAGVWCDMKSVVTSPRTGRYSADAAGGDADVELTRRCRHAAVSMGDLIFIYGGLRGGVLLDDLLVAEDLAAAETTTAASYAAAAAVTGRFSDEGVPDGAGILSPGINSDNSLENTTRHSRKSSKGVEYLVEASAAEAEAISATLAAAKARQVNGDVELHDRDRGAEATPSGNDISSMVKPDSAPGVRLHHRAVVIAAETSGALGGMVRQLSIDQFENEGRRVSYGVPENATAARKLLDRQMSINSLPKKIIAHLLKPRGWKPPVRRQFFLECNEIADLCDSAERLFTLEPTVLQLRAPIKIFGDLHGQFGDLMRIFDEYGSPSTAGDIAYIDYLFLGDYVDRGQHSLETIALLLALKVEYPRSIHLIRGNHEAADINALFGFRIECIERMGERDGIWTWHRINRLFNWLPLSALIEKKIICMHGGIGRSINHVEQIENIQRPITMEAGSIVLMDLLWSDPTENDSVEGLRPNARGPGLVTFGPDRVMEFCNNNDLQLIIRAHECVMDGFERFAQGHLITLFSATNYCGTANNAGAILVLGRDLVVVPKLIHPIPPAIRSTETSPEQHIEDTWMQELNANRPPTPTRGRPQVPNERGSLAWI